In the genome of Mercurialis annua linkage group LG8, ddMerAnnu1.2, whole genome shotgun sequence, the window CTGCTCGACCGGGATTGGATACACTCTAACATGTGCATACCATCCACCATGCATCAGATGTTCTTCATATGGCGGGAGGATGGTGAAGCTGAAGTTGTTCAGGGCGATACCAATCCTTTTGGCGAAGACAATAACGTGCTAGAGGCACGTTTATATGACGAAGAAGTACGGAACATACAGTCTCTTAGTTCCACAGGGGCGACAAGCGTACCCCATTTGTTGGTCAATTTGGATCTGCTAGTATAAATTACCCTTGGGGGCAACGGCCGATCCACAATCATTAACCCTTTAAAATGATAGTACACCATAACGAAATGAGAGAAAAGATCAGACTACTGGTTTCTTTGTACGAAGTTGCATCGGCCGAATGCATATACGAAGACCAGGATCAAGACCCCATGGGGTCACTAAAGATTGGGGACCTAAAGTTCGCAACAGGTAAACTGGAGGATGACCTTGCCCATTTCCAAGACGAGCTGTTGGAGATAAATTTGGGTTCGAACGAATCGCCCAGGCCTATATATGTCAATGCAGGGTTAAGTACATAATTCAAGGAACAGCTGATTGCTCTCCTCATTGAATATCGCGATTGTTTCGCCTGGTCGTACGACAAAATGCCAGGCCTTGATCTAAATATTGTAGAACATAAGCTCCCTCTAAAGAGCGGATTTTGGCCATTTCGACGGCCACCCAGGCAAATGTCGAGAGAGGTGGATGCCCTTATCCAGGACGAAATCAAGTGATTAGAAGATGCCAAGTTTATTCGAGAGGCCCAGTATACCGAATGGCTGTCTAACATCGTTCTTGTTATGAAGAAAAACGGGAAATTGAGGGTATGTGTAGATTTTCGAAACCTCAAATTGACCGCACCAAAGGATGAATACCCAATGCCAGTGGCCGACATGTTGATAGATAGAGCAGCGGGGCACACGATGCTTAGTTTCCTTGATGCACATTCCGGGTACAACCAAGTGCCGATCAGCAAGGAAGACTTTTCTAAGACAGCATTTTGGTGTCCTGGGCCGATCGGAGCTTACTAATGGGTGGTTATGCCTTTCGGTTTGAACAATGCGGGGGTGACCTACCAAAGAACGATGAATAAGATGTTCAGGGGACTAGATTGCCTGGAAGTATACATCGACGATGTGGTAGTGAAGTCGAATACAGAGAAGGTCCATTTGACCGATCTAAGAAAAAGGTTCGACCGCATACGATCCAACGGGTTAAAGATGAACCCTCTTAAATGCGCGTTCGGAGTATCGGCTGGAAAtgtcttgggtttcttggttcaccagcggggagtagagATAGATAAAAACAAAGCCAAGCCGATCATTAATGCTGAACAACCTAAAACCAAGAAGTAGCTTCAGAGACTCATTGGTCAAATAAATTTCCTAAGGCGATTCATAGCAAACACAGCAGGACGACTTCGCAGTTGGAGTGTTCTACTATGCAGAAAAGAGACTGATCAGTGGGTATGGACGAACGAGCAGCAGAAAGTATTCGATCATTTAAAAGAGTACTTGGCCAAACCTCCCGTCATGACCCCTCCAAAGATGAACAAGCCATTGTTGCTTTATTTATCGGTTGCACATGAATCTCTGggatgtatgctcgcccaagacGATGACGGGGTCGAAAGAGCGGTATACTATCTAAGTCGTGTGCTGACCGATACGGAGATTCGCTATACTGACATAGAAAAGATATGTCTGTGTCTGTACTTCACATGCTGGAAGCTACGGTATTACATGTTGCCAGTAGTATACGTACTAtcccagaccgatatcattaagtatattTTATCTAAAGCATACTTGAGAAACCGGATTGGGAAGTGGGCGATCGCTATGTCTGAGTTTACGCTGGTATACGTTCCTCAGGCGCCGGAGTACATATCATCTCGCCCCTAGGGGCATCTTACCGACTATCGTTCAAACTCCAGTTTGAATGCAGTAACAACCAAGCAGAATACTAAGCCCTGATATTCGGTCTCAAAATTTTGGCCAAACTGGGGGCAAAGGCGATCAACGTTAGAGGCGATTCTTTGTTGGTCATCAAACAAGTGATTGGGGAGTTCAAGTGCGAGTCCGAGCTATTGGTAAGGTATTGCAACAAGGCAAAGCACCTGACCGAAGGCTTTCAAGATACAAGGTTAGTATACACCGAGAGGGCCGATAACGGTTTCACGAATTATCTGGCTCAACACGGCAGTGGGTACAAGATGAATTTCCAGTTCGACACAATCGAAAGAGAAACGCCGAATCTCCATACTGGGGGCATCACCATCGACGAAAGGAAATTTTCGGCCTACCAATTGGATGTCACCAAAGATTGGAGGACGGAAATCTTAAGATGGTTTGAGGAAACAGACCAGACGAATAGGAGATTAAGGACCTTGGCCCTAAACTACGTTGTCCTAGCGGGCGAATTATACAAAAAGGGTTTTGAAGGGTTACTCTTCACATGCATCGGCCCAAAGGAAGCAATGTTAGCAATGGCCGAAGTACATGAAGAGATAGCGGACGCTCACCAGGCGGGCCCAAGAATGAGATGGTTGATCCATAAATACGGGTTCTATTGaccgaaaatggaacaagactgcATAAGATATGCTAAAGGGTGCGAAGACTGTCAGAATTGTGGCCCGATACAGCACTTCCCGGTCGAAGAACTCCATTCCATCATCAAACCGTGGCCATTTAGAAGATGGGCGGTCGACCTCATAGGGAAAATATATCCTGACTCGTCAGATGGCCATACTTTTGTCACCATTACCACTTGCTATTTCACCAAGTGGGTCGAAGCAAAGCCTCTAAAATCGCCCACGCAAGAGGCGGTGATCAAGTTTTTTAAAGAATACATCGTTCACCGACATGGCTTACCCGAATCAATAACCACTgatcaagggacgatgttcacaGGAGGCGATATAGTTTGGTGGGCTTCTCAGATGAAGATCAAAATGCTGCACTCAACACCATACTATGCGCAAGCTAACGGATAGGCTGAGGCGACGAACAAGGCTATTAAGCTTATCGTTCAgaagatgattgaagaaaacccaaggCAATGGTATGTGTTGTTGTCAGAAGCAGTTTGGGCGAATAGGACCAGCCAGAAGTCGGCCACAGGAACTTCACCTTTCCAGATGGTGTATGGGTATGATGCGATGTTGCTAATGGAGCTTATTGTAATGTCTACTCGCCAATTATACTAGAATAAATTATCCAAGGACGATTACTTTGACAAAATAGTGATAGACTCCTTGGATCTCGACGAGGAGAGATTGGCAACATTAGATCACCTTGAAGCCCAGAAAAGAAGGGTTGAAAGGGCATACAATAAGCGGGTAAAACCGAAGTCATTTTCCATAGGCGATATGGTATGGAAGGCGATCCTACCTATTGGCCATAAAGACAAGCGACTTGGTAAATGAAGTCCAAACTGGGAAGGCATGTTTATCGTAACAACCAAGTTGATAGGCGGTGCGTATGTGCTGGCAAATATCGACGGCGAAGAACACGACAGGGCGATCAATGGTCAGTTCTTAAAGAACTATGTTCCCAGCTGTTGGGAAAACATTGACCGATGATTGTTTGGAGCCGACGAAGAATGATGCCTACCACAGCCATTTACCAGACGTCGTAAATCGATAAGTGTTTTCATCAAGGCCGATAAATGTAAATGTTTTACATTCGGCTGATTATTCTCATAGCTTTTATCGAGGCCGATAAACGAAAAGATTATTGTCATTTCGGCCATATTTTGTTACAGTTGAGTTTTTTCAAGGGtcctccgtttttctcaacTATTTAATGTAATGATTTATGAACAAAGTACATATTTAAAATATCGGACTAATCAAAGACCAATAATATTGATGGAAATATAAATGAATACAAAAGTAAGCAATAATGACATATTCGGCCCCCTCAGCCGATTaaaatacaaacaaacaaaatgtTGAGTATAAAAAGATACCGCCTCCAGGCCGATCAAACGAGCATTAAGATTCAGATATTACAAAGTAAAAGCAAAATTGTATCAGACTTAATATCACTAACAACATagttaaaaatggataaaattatCGCCCATCTCACTGCGAACAGTGCTGAAAGATTTGCGGGCTTCGTCCACTTTGGTCTTCATCCTTGCAATGCTCTGTTTCAGGGAGTTTCGGCTTTTCTTAACATCGACACCCTCAAGCAAAATTTTATCCATAGAGGCTTCCAGCTCGCCGATGCCCTTTTCTTCCGCCTCCAGCTCGAGTTTCATAGCAGCAATTTTCTCACGGTCTCGACGAGTTGTCAGGGTTGAAACTACCGATTTTACAGTCACCTTCAACTCCTCCAGTTTATCTTTGGCCTCGGCTTCCTGAAACATTAACTTGTCATGCTCGGTTTGAATCGTCGTGGATTCATCATAAATATTCTGGAAAGCAGGGAGCGAAGCAGATTGCTTAACCATGGCTCCACGAGCTTTCTCGCTGAGAACTTCTGGAGGGGCGTCGGCCAGGGCAGTTGCAGACCTCTTAAGTTTCTCGAAGTCTTCGGGCGACATAAAAAGAGCAGTGCCCTGGGATTTCAACTCAGAAATGACGTCCAAGTGATCGCCCCAGTTTTCAGAAGGACCGTTGAAAACCTCCATTTGTGTTTCGCCCTCAAGTACAGGCGAGTCCTCGTCTTCACTATCAGAATTGAGAAAAGCCGCCGCTTTTGCCTCTATGTCTTCCTGCGCCGAAGCATCTTCTGGTATCTGCCAAGTTTTTCCACAATAAAATATCAGCTGCCAGGCTACTATTACGGCGATGCAAAACAAATGTGAGGTACTTTAGTCTTGGTAGCAAGTCGTGCCGGTAGATTAACCAGAGAAGAGCTTAATGGCGATAATAATGGAGGCAGCGGCAAAAAAGTAAGCATTTATTATACAGTGGGAGTCActtcagaagttttctgggaaGAAAATGATTGAAGGGACGAATGGCCTTCATCGCCAGTTTGCTCATCAGCCGTTTCAGTATCGCCCCGTGACGATGAATGAGCACTTGAGGGCAGGACAGACGGAACTTTGTTAGGAGATGGGTCGAACATACGAGACCCTTATGACTCTTTCTTCGCCTTTTTCGCCTTGGGTTCTCTCGTGGATGATTTTTTGCTCGAAGGACGTTTTGGTTTCGCCCTCTTAGAATCTGTATTCTCTTCGCCATCCGTGTCAAAGACATCGTCTTTATTCCATCTTGGAACGCCCACTGAGAAgggaaaattaaattaaatttgcgAGCTTAACATGATCTTGGGAAAAAACACATTCGATTACATGGTATTCTATTATAGCCGGTTTTGACCAGTTCGGCTATCGCCTCGACATCAGAAGGGCATCTGATGCCGGTATAAGTTACGCTTTCACTTGTTATGTCAGGTTTATGTTTTTTCGCCCTTTTCTTAGGGAGTTTTATTGGGTCAACGGTAGACATATTGACTTTGGGTACTGGACTCTTATTTTTAAACTTAGGACGAATATGGGCGAGATAAAATTCATAGGAGTATTTGTTTTCATAGTGTTCCTTCCAGGCTTTCTTCATCTTTTTGTCATATTTTAACCTAGCTATTCGCCTATGTCTTTGCATTTTAAGGTTCGTACCAGGGCGATCTAGAGGATCATATTTAAACTtgtaaaaacgctcaaatttagCTATGTCGAAAAGATGAAAAAGGTTACCTTCAAATTTGGAACGTTTTGGTGCCTGCAAAAAAAATAGATCGGCATGAGTAGGGTTTCGTGATAAAGGAGGTAATGAAAAATTATGAAGACTGGGGATTTCTTTTGGCGAGAGGTCAAAATAGGACTCTGTGACTGAAGCCCGCCAGCTTTCGTACTCAAGGGTATTGGTCAGAGATACAGAAGGGCGAGATATTTCAGAGATGTGTGGGAGATAAGCCCTGTTTAGGCGACAAATGAATTGGAAGTCGGGGTAGTTTTCTAATGAAGGTCTGTAGGTCCCACGATTATTGATGaagatcaataaaggacaggaAATTCCTTGACTACAGCCAAATTGACGGGCA includes:
- the LOC126661718 gene encoding uncharacterized protein LOC126661718, with protein sequence MIEENPRQWYVLLSEAVWANRTSQKSATGTSPFQMVYGYDAMLLMELIDDYFDKIVIDSLDLDEERLATLDHLEAQKRRVERAYNKRVKPKSFSIGDMVWKAILPIGHKDKRLGK